The following proteins are encoded in a genomic region of Bacillus sp. FJAT-22090:
- a CDS encoding methylated-DNA--[protein]-cysteine S-methyltransferase gives MSKLYWMYFIHNEWKFYIAATESGLCYVGSPDKSYEEMEVWVKKRFPKHEFVESHEALTSYTNEIKEYLDGLRREFTFPMDLKGTTFQLATWDALRKIPYGEKKSYSQIAELINNPTAIRAVGTAIAANPVLITIPCHRVVGKNGTLTGYRGGLEMKEKLLKLETGEA, from the coding sequence ATGAGTAAATTATATTGGATGTATTTCATCCATAACGAATGGAAATTTTATATTGCTGCAACAGAATCAGGGTTATGTTATGTAGGTTCACCAGATAAGTCATATGAAGAAATGGAAGTTTGGGTGAAGAAGCGCTTTCCAAAACATGAATTTGTAGAGAGTCATGAAGCTTTAACCTCATATACGAATGAAATTAAAGAGTATTTAGATGGACTGCGACGTGAATTTACATTCCCAATGGATCTAAAGGGTACTACATTTCAACTAGCTACTTGGGATGCTTTAAGAAAAATTCCTTATGGAGAAAAGAAATCGTATTCACAAATCGCTGAATTGATCAATAATCCTACCGCTATTCGAGCAGTTGGTACAGCAATTGCTGCTAATCCAGTCCTTATTACTATTCCTTGCCACCGAGTAGTAGGAAAGAATGGGACATTAACGGGCTACAGAGGTGGATTAGAAATGAAAGAAAAACTATTAAAACTAGAAACCGGTGAAGCATAA
- a CDS encoding GNAT family N-acetyltransferase yields the protein MQTKRIKEAYPIDLLLLADPSEKLVKQYVERGECYITEQNGNTIGVYVLLPTRPETVELVNVAVAEQQQGRGIGKLLVLDAIERAKQQGYKIMEIGTGNSSIGQLALYQKCGFRITGVDKDFFILHYEEEIMENGIACVDMIRLAKQL from the coding sequence ATGCAAACAAAGCGAATAAAAGAAGCATATCCAATAGATTTACTATTACTTGCAGATCCATCTGAAAAATTGGTGAAACAGTATGTGGAACGTGGAGAATGCTATATAACGGAGCAAAATGGGAATACAATAGGGGTATATGTATTGCTTCCAACAAGACCTGAAACAGTAGAGCTTGTGAATGTAGCAGTAGCGGAGCAGCAACAGGGAAGGGGTATTGGAAAGTTACTTGTCCTAGATGCAATTGAGAGAGCAAAGCAACAAGGGTATAAAATAATGGAGATTGGGACTGGAAACTCCAGTATTGGGCAGCTGGCTCTCTATCAAAAATGTGGATTTCGTATAACAGGTGTAGATAAAGACTTTTTCATTCTTCATTATGAAGAGGAGATTATGGAAAATGGAATTGCTTGTGTAGATATGATTCGTCTAGCTAAGCAACTATAA
- the aroD gene encoding type I 3-dehydroquinate dehydratase translates to MKVISIRNIHIGEGMPKIIVALMGKNLEQLLVEIKTIQQASPDIVEWRADALDEVESLEVVLKTLSTIREALYPTPLLFTFRSHREGGNKKIEDIYYKQLLCKVVQSRQIDLIDVELFDPNVSEIVEVAKINNVYVVMSNHDFEKTPVKEEIIFRLQRMQELGADIPKIAVMPKLPTDVLTLLDATYTMNSLYADRPIITMSMASTGAISRIAGQVFGSAATFGAGIEASAPGQIPAIKLRRILEVLHTN, encoded by the coding sequence ATGAAAGTTATTTCAATACGCAATATACATATTGGAGAAGGTATGCCTAAGATTATCGTTGCACTCATGGGGAAAAACTTAGAGCAGCTTCTTGTGGAGATTAAAACAATACAACAAGCCAGTCCAGATATTGTTGAATGGCGTGCGGATGCACTGGATGAAGTTGAAAGCTTAGAAGTGGTGTTAAAGACACTTTCTACAATTCGTGAAGCATTGTACCCTACTCCCTTACTGTTTACATTTAGAAGTCACCGTGAGGGTGGAAATAAAAAAATTGAGGACATTTATTACAAGCAATTACTTTGTAAAGTAGTGCAATCAAGACAAATTGATTTGATAGATGTAGAGTTATTTGATCCAAATGTAAGTGAAATAGTGGAAGTTGCTAAAATCAATAACGTCTACGTTGTCATGTCCAATCATGACTTTGAAAAAACTCCTGTGAAAGAAGAAATTATATTTAGGTTACAAAGAATGCAGGAATTAGGCGCAGATATCCCCAAAATAGCTGTAATGCCTAAACTTCCAACGGATGTTCTAACGCTTTTGGATGCTACCTATACGATGAATTCACTCTATGCAGATCGGCCAATTATAACAATGTCTATGGCTTCTACTGGCGCTATTAGTCGGATAGCTGGACAAGTTTTTGGGTCAGCAGCAACATTTGGTGCTGGAATAGAAGCCTCTGCTCCTGGTCAAATACCAGCAATTAAACTTCGAAGAATATTAGAAGTCCTACATACAAATTAG
- a CDS encoding GNAT family N-acetyltransferase has translation MIFRQYENAEEFAQVATPFLLKNEDRFSLFLGVLQGIKEGKYDNPYMATIEENGELLALFQMTPPHPFNIIFVDEIRMEAYIDLCIQELMAQSIKIESIISVKEWAYKFAEKWREKTGQGYSIAMDQGLYRLDQVVESLEMSPGTWRYATLEDAPLIEKWYSLFEGDTGLPKTGPQEIEKKVKVMLDANEVFLWENEGKIVSMMKKARPTENGVTVSLVFTPKEQRKKGYARTMVAAGSKELLKEFQFCVLYTDMLNPTSNKIYQEIGYQKLMDSVHLKFIR, from the coding sequence ATGATTTTTAGACAGTATGAAAATGCGGAGGAGTTTGCTCAAGTGGCTACACCTTTCTTACTTAAAAATGAGGATAGGTTTAGCTTGTTTTTAGGCGTACTACAAGGAATAAAAGAGGGGAAATATGATAATCCTTACATGGCGACGATTGAAGAAAATGGAGAGTTGTTAGCACTTTTTCAAATGACACCTCCACATCCATTTAATATTATTTTTGTGGATGAAATTCGAATGGAAGCCTATATCGATTTGTGTATCCAAGAGTTAATGGCACAATCAATCAAAATAGAATCTATTATTAGTGTAAAAGAATGGGCATACAAATTTGCAGAAAAATGGCGGGAGAAAACAGGACAAGGCTATTCAATCGCAATGGATCAAGGGTTGTATCGTTTAGATCAGGTGGTTGAATCGTTGGAAATGAGTCCTGGTACATGGCGCTATGCAACTTTAGAAGATGCACCTCTTATAGAAAAATGGTATAGCCTTTTTGAAGGGGATACAGGACTTCCAAAAACGGGGCCGCAAGAAATAGAAAAGAAAGTAAAAGTGATGTTAGATGCAAATGAAGTATTTTTATGGGAAAATGAAGGAAAGATAGTATCTATGATGAAAAAAGCAAGACCTACTGAGAATGGTGTGACTGTTTCACTAGTATTTACACCAAAAGAGCAGCGCAAAAAAGGATATGCACGCACAATGGTAGCTGCGGGAAGTAAAGAGCTTTTGAAGGAATTTCAGTTTTGTGTACTTTACACAGATATGCTAAATCCTACTTCTAATAAAATCTATCAGGAAATTGGTTATCAAAAGCTAATGGATTCAGTTCATTTAAAATTTATAAGGTAA
- a CDS encoding STAS domain-containing protein, which yields MEKQTNIKVNGIDFSWDLETGKLMFEQQDAMLFWISSAMRSFLETIEEITGEEASQLVFETTGFRQGLVVGEYFQNMKSVGVEEAAKLITATYASAGWGLTVIEELDLEANTFKAKFKNSWEHKINEAQGRSVGGKYIPAHYAGILTGILGINIWYEVVHYQLEGYEHTEVKYFPSDITVNNNISELAKRTQMEQIMQLEALVEDKTRDLSELVKELSSPIIPVLEGIVVVPLIGKYDEERSLELVEKTLNNIPNYKANYLILDLTGLDENISKYTARLIENIASATSLIGVKTVLVGISPALSMVITQSDVHLSKYDCFQTLQHGIHYALGQIGRRII from the coding sequence ATGGAGAAACAAACAAATATAAAAGTAAATGGTATCGATTTTAGTTGGGACTTGGAAACAGGGAAACTCATGTTTGAACAACAAGATGCCATGCTTTTTTGGATTTCTTCAGCTATGCGATCATTCTTAGAAACAATAGAGGAAATCACAGGAGAGGAAGCTTCTCAATTGGTCTTCGAAACAACAGGATTTAGACAAGGGCTCGTTGTAGGAGAATACTTTCAAAACATGAAGTCTGTTGGTGTTGAAGAAGCTGCAAAGCTAATTACGGCCACTTATGCTTCTGCAGGTTGGGGACTTACGGTTATTGAAGAATTAGATTTAGAAGCTAATACCTTTAAAGCCAAATTTAAAAATAGTTGGGAACATAAAATAAATGAAGCACAAGGAAGGTCTGTAGGTGGAAAATATATTCCGGCTCACTATGCCGGAATATTGACTGGAATATTAGGAATTAATATTTGGTACGAGGTTGTTCATTATCAATTAGAAGGTTACGAGCATACCGAAGTAAAGTATTTCCCTTCAGATATAACAGTAAATAATAATATAAGTGAATTAGCTAAAAGAACACAAATGGAACAAATTATGCAATTAGAAGCACTTGTAGAAGATAAAACAAGAGACCTTTCTGAACTTGTAAAAGAGCTATCTTCGCCAATTATACCTGTGTTGGAAGGTATCGTTGTTGTACCGCTTATTGGTAAATATGATGAAGAACGTTCATTGGAGTTAGTCGAAAAAACATTAAATAATATACCGAACTATAAAGCAAACTACCTAATTCTTGATTTAACTGGATTAGATGAAAATATTAGCAAGTACACAGCTCGGTTAATTGAAAATATAGCATCCGCTACTTCTTTGATTGGAGTTAAGACTGTCTTAGTAGGCATTTCTCCTGCATTAAGTATGGTCATTACACAATCAGATGTACATCTATCGAAATACGATTGCTTTCAAACGCTTCAACATGGCATTCACTATGCTTTAGGACAAATAGGAAGAAGAATCATTTAA
- a CDS encoding DinB family protein — MQMMFRYNWMVREEWYRWCKEVSEEELLLVRTGGVGGILHTLFHIVDVEWSWIRILQGKPDFQERFDDYNTLEKVKELDALFKSEVEPFVLAWNENMENQLFYDTMPDGRVETDTWGEVMRHIIAHEIHHIGQLSVWAREIGKKPISANLIGRGLASK; from the coding sequence TTGCAAATGATGTTTCGTTACAATTGGATGGTTAGGGAAGAGTGGTATCGATGGTGTAAAGAAGTTAGCGAAGAAGAACTTCTCTTAGTGAGAACGGGCGGAGTAGGGGGGATATTGCATACGCTTTTTCACATTGTGGATGTCGAGTGGAGCTGGATTCGTATACTGCAAGGAAAACCAGACTTTCAAGAGAGATTTGATGATTACAATACGTTGGAAAAAGTGAAAGAGTTAGATGCATTATTCAAATCAGAGGTAGAGCCATTTGTTCTTGCGTGGAATGAAAATATGGAAAATCAGCTTTTTTACGATACAATGCCTGATGGTAGGGTTGAGACGGATACATGGGGCGAAGTCATGCGACATATAATTGCTCATGAAATTCATCATATTGGACAATTATCTGTGTGGGCTCGAGAAATTGGGAAAAAGCCTATATCAGCTAATTTGATCGGTAGAGGTCTTGCTTCTAAATAG
- the dnaN gene encoding DNA polymerase III subunit beta, whose translation MKFEMMRHRLLDGLNDVMKAVSSKTTIPILTGIKLELTEEGLHLTGSDSDVTIQTFIKSEEDGDQVIRVIEEGSIVLQARMFNEIVRKLPTSDVEIEVKENNHTHISSGKSEFHIIGLDPSDYPLLPEIQDDSQFEIGSDLLKSLVRETVFAVSASESRPVLTGVHWQIKDGELTCVATDSHRLARRKLILEQPPEGEFNVVIPGKSLNELSKIIGDSAQPVYIVMTSQQVLFKTKDVLFYSRLLEGNYPDTSRLIPIEYKTILTLNSKALYQSIDRASLLAREERNNIVRLSSLEGKKVEVSSSSPEIGNVEEEIELSTMEGEDIKISFSAKYMMDALKAFDGQDIVIQLTGAMRPFIINSAQDDTLLQLIVPVRTY comes from the coding sequence ATGAAATTTGAAATGATGCGACACCGTTTATTAGATGGATTGAATGATGTAATGAAAGCAGTTAGTTCTAAAACAACCATTCCAATTTTAACGGGGATAAAATTGGAACTCACCGAAGAGGGATTACACCTAACAGGTAGTGATTCAGATGTTACAATTCAAACCTTTATAAAGTCGGAAGAAGATGGGGACCAAGTAATTCGCGTTATAGAAGAAGGTTCCATTGTTTTGCAAGCACGAATGTTCAATGAAATTGTAAGGAAGCTACCAACTAGTGATGTAGAAATAGAAGTGAAAGAAAATAATCATACGCATATAAGCTCTGGTAAGTCCGAGTTTCATATAATCGGACTAGACCCATCTGACTATCCATTGCTCCCAGAGATTCAAGATGATTCACAGTTTGAAATTGGATCTGATTTATTAAAATCTCTTGTGCGTGAAACGGTATTTGCAGTATCCGCATCTGAAAGTCGTCCTGTATTAACAGGGGTCCACTGGCAAATTAAAGATGGAGAACTTACTTGTGTAGCTACAGATAGTCATCGTCTAGCTCGCCGTAAACTCATTTTAGAGCAGCCGCCAGAAGGAGAATTTAATGTAGTAATTCCGGGGAAAAGCTTAAATGAGTTAAGCAAAATTATTGGAGACTCCGCTCAACCTGTTTATATCGTAATGACGAGCCAACAAGTATTATTTAAAACGAAAGATGTGTTATTCTACTCCCGTTTACTAGAAGGAAACTATCCAGATACCTCTCGATTAATTCCGATAGAGTACAAAACGATTCTTACCTTAAATAGCAAGGCTTTATATCAATCGATAGACCGAGCATCTTTATTGGCACGTGAAGAACGGAATAACATTGTTCGCTTATCTTCATTGGAAGGAAAAAAAGTAGAAGTATCCTCTAGTTCTCCAGAGATTGGAAACGTCGAAGAGGAAATTGAATTATCAACAATGGAAGGGGAAGACATAAAAATTTCATTTAGTGCAAAATACATGATGGATGCTTTAAAAGCTTTTGATGGACAAGATATAGTCATCCAACTAACTGGTGCCATGCGTCCATTTATTATTAACTCAGCTCAAGATGATACTCTATTACAATTAATTGTCCCAGTTCGTACATATTGA
- a CDS encoding MarR family winged helix-turn-helix transcriptional regulator, which translates to MEDIKEISVYVKEAFALLEKVNSQVAKEFAALLENELTPKQLLILRTVRDEESITANELSERLSLSPSSISQLLNRLEAGKYLKREINVNNRREVIVILGDEGKSLFKEYEKIDESIIEKYYSEFTIDEVKTFRNLVLKLYNTIESKKRS; encoded by the coding sequence ATGGAAGACATAAAAGAAATCAGTGTGTATGTAAAGGAAGCTTTTGCTTTATTAGAAAAAGTAAATTCACAAGTTGCAAAAGAATTTGCCGCATTATTAGAGAACGAATTAACGCCAAAGCAACTCCTTATCCTACGTACTGTTCGGGATGAGGAAAGCATAACAGCAAATGAATTATCGGAGAGGTTATCATTATCACCCAGCTCTATCAGTCAACTATTAAATAGATTGGAAGCAGGAAAATACCTCAAAAGAGAAATCAATGTAAACAATCGCCGAGAAGTTATCGTGATATTGGGTGACGAAGGTAAATCGCTTTTTAAAGAATATGAAAAAATCGATGAATCCATTATTGAAAAATATTATTCGGAGTTTACAATTGATGAGGTCAAAACTTTCAGAAATCTTGTGCTAAAATTATATAACACCATTGAGTCGAAGAAGAGGTCGTAA
- a CDS encoding GNAT family N-acetyltransferase, which produces MINDTFPIIETERLILTEIKKEHAEDMFQYLSDPEVMKYYGISPFTTIQDALDEMDWYNQIRLAKKGIRWGVSLKESHQIIGSCGFLNWEQKHFRADIGAELSREHWGKGIMSEVFQAILSYGFQRMNLERIQAIIEPLNIASQKLAEKNGFVNEGLLRKYEYGDGKFDDLFMYSILREEFQIKKGL; this is translated from the coding sequence ATGATTAACGATACATTCCCAATAATTGAAACAGAGCGTTTAATACTTACAGAAATAAAAAAAGAACATGCAGAGGATATGTTCCAATACTTATCAGATCCAGAAGTTATGAAATATTATGGGATAAGCCCTTTTACTACGATTCAGGATGCTTTGGACGAAATGGATTGGTACAATCAAATTCGTCTAGCGAAGAAAGGGATTCGATGGGGAGTATCTCTGAAAGAAAGTCATCAAATTATCGGAAGCTGCGGTTTCCTAAATTGGGAGCAAAAACATTTCCGCGCAGATATCGGGGCAGAATTGTCTAGAGAGCATTGGGGAAAAGGCATCATGTCGGAGGTTTTCCAGGCTATACTTAGTTACGGATTTCAAAGGATGAATCTAGAACGCATTCAGGCAATTATTGAACCTTTAAACATTGCATCACAAAAGCTAGCAGAAAAAAATGGATTTGTTAATGAAGGATTACTTAGAAAGTATGAATATGGAGATGGGAAATTCGATGATTTATTTATGTATTCTATCTTACGGGAAGAGTTCCAGATAAAGAAGGGCTTATAG
- a CDS encoding amidohydrolase yields the protein MREKLMKMLDERKDEMIQIRRFLHEHPELSFKEEKTAQYIVDFYKGKNVEVQTNVGNGYGIIVTIVGGKPGKTIGLRADFDALPIVEETPVPFKSKNEGVMHACGHDGHTAYLLVLADCLIQLKSELSGTIKIIHQHAEEAPPGGAKSIVESGLLDDLDEVYGIHLLPISPVGMVGYNKGYAFNGRAYMKLKIQGQGGHGSSPHLANDAIVAGAHFVTAVQTIISRRLSPFDIGVITIGSFDGAGTFNVIKDSVELEGDIRYMTVETKETIEREVKRLVKGLEEEFGVSCKLTYTPDYPPLYNNPELTEKVAVALKNANIKEITEVKEVPPMAPSEDFAYYAEKFPACFFYIGCTPKGVDKPYFNHNPKFDIDEDSLLVAAKAVGQVVCSMQE from the coding sequence ATGAGAGAAAAATTAATGAAAATGTTGGATGAACGTAAAGATGAAATGATTCAAATTCGCCGTTTTTTACATGAACATCCAGAATTATCATTTAAAGAAGAAAAAACGGCTCAATATATTGTGGACTTTTACAAAGGAAAAAACGTCGAGGTACAAACAAACGTCGGAAATGGTTACGGAATTATTGTAACAATAGTAGGAGGAAAACCAGGAAAAACAATTGGATTACGGGCAGATTTTGATGCGCTTCCAATTGTAGAAGAAACGCCCGTTCCTTTCAAGTCGAAAAATGAGGGCGTCATGCATGCATGCGGACATGATGGTCATACAGCTTACTTGTTAGTTCTGGCAGACTGTTTAATTCAACTGAAATCAGAACTATCCGGAACTATTAAAATAATTCATCAGCATGCTGAAGAGGCTCCACCAGGTGGAGCGAAAAGTATAGTAGAATCTGGACTGTTGGATGATTTAGATGAAGTGTATGGAATTCACTTACTGCCAATTTCTCCTGTTGGAATGGTTGGTTACAATAAAGGCTATGCTTTTAATGGAAGGGCCTACATGAAATTGAAAATACAAGGCCAAGGTGGGCATGGTTCTTCGCCACATTTAGCAAATGATGCAATTGTTGCGGGTGCTCATTTTGTAACCGCAGTTCAAACCATCATAAGCCGCCGACTAAGTCCATTTGACATAGGAGTAATTACAATTGGATCGTTTGATGGAGCTGGTACCTTTAATGTGATAAAAGATAGCGTAGAGCTTGAAGGTGATATCCGTTACATGACTGTTGAAACGAAAGAAACGATTGAACGTGAAGTGAAACGACTTGTCAAAGGCCTGGAGGAAGAGTTCGGTGTAAGTTGTAAACTTACGTATACACCAGACTATCCGCCTTTGTATAATAATCCTGAACTTACAGAAAAAGTGGCAGTAGCACTTAAAAATGCGAATATAAAAGAAATCACAGAAGTAAAAGAAGTTCCGCCAATGGCACCTTCCGAAGATTTTGCTTACTATGCAGAAAAGTTCCCTGCTTGTTTCTTTTATATCGGGTGTACACCAAAAGGCGTTGATAAGCCATATTTCAACCATAATCCCAAATTTGATATCGACGAAGATTCTCTTTTAGTTGCAGCAAAAGCCGTCGGACAAGTTGTTTGTAGTATGCAAGAATAA
- a CDS encoding trimeric intracellular cation channel family protein: MTWDILNIIGTIAFAISGVLVAIEEDYDILGIYFLGFTTAFGGGLVRNLLIGIPIENIWLQGYLFEIAFVTITIIYILPNERISNWKNWVVFFDAIGLAAFAIQGANYAVSIDAPLIAVIIAASMTGAGGGIIRDVFAGRKPMIFRSEIYALWAVLAGLAIGLNWIRGPYATYSLLIVIAILRLLSVYFNWNLPRNIENKRSMGK, from the coding sequence TTGACTTGGGATATTCTTAACATCATTGGTACCATTGCTTTTGCGATAAGTGGTGTCCTTGTCGCAATAGAAGAGGATTATGATATATTAGGTATTTACTTTTTAGGATTTACAACCGCATTCGGAGGCGGTCTTGTTAGAAATTTATTAATTGGAATACCAATTGAGAATATATGGTTACAAGGTTATTTATTTGAAATAGCATTTGTGACTATTACTATAATTTATATACTGCCGAATGAAAGGATAAGTAATTGGAAAAATTGGGTAGTGTTTTTTGATGCCATTGGTTTAGCAGCATTCGCCATTCAAGGTGCAAATTATGCTGTATCTATTGATGCTCCATTAATTGCAGTAATTATAGCTGCTTCCATGACAGGAGCAGGTGGTGGGATTATAAGAGATGTGTTTGCAGGTCGAAAACCGATGATTTTTCGTTCAGAAATTTATGCCTTATGGGCAGTATTAGCTGGTCTCGCCATTGGTTTAAATTGGATACGCGGTCCCTATGCCACATATTCCCTCTTAATCGTAATTGCTATATTAAGGCTATTATCCGTCTATTTTAACTGGAATTTACCACGCAACATTGAAAATAAAAGAAGTATGGGCAAATAA
- a CDS encoding YmaF family protein, producing MEIPVSGFMYHSDDSDPQHSHQLFITSWDGRPVPAHVHEFRGVTSFDAGHNHRYAGITEPAPSGVQHTHRYFTFTSVDDQHQHEIRGVTGPAIPLPNGGHYHEFSGVTTIDGMNPHRHNYSGRTSL from the coding sequence TTGGAAATCCCTGTTTCTGGATTCATGTATCATTCAGACGATTCGGATCCTCAGCATTCCCACCAACTTTTTATCACTTCATGGGATGGCAGACCCGTCCCTGCCCATGTCCACGAATTTAGAGGAGTTACTTCTTTTGATGCGGGACATAATCACAGATACGCTGGAATTACTGAACCAGCACCAAGTGGAGTCCAACACACTCATCGATACTTTACCTTTACATCTGTGGACGATCAACATCAACACGAAATTCGTGGAGTTACTGGTCCAGCTATTCCTCTTCCTAATGGCGGTCATTATCATGAGTTTAGTGGGGTTACTACTATAGACGGAATGAATCCTCATAGGCACAATTATAGCGGGAGAACTAGTTTATAA
- a CDS encoding DUF4097 family beta strand repeat-containing protein: MTEQQFLRELELALTKLPTEERNDILSDIKEYFRNGREDGKTESDIAVSLGSPKEIAQEILESHVPEKIETTNKMIHVPHSNFSNVMMDIDYGSLNVFPSETDETFIELIGENEKLELTADVVNDTLSIQLKTKKFKFFSFLFLIKEMKVNVALPKKLYSSIVMKTDNGRIRAEKILGKTIKVTSDNGSIGLKEFASTVLDVETDNGRIDLEKIQVDKLSTQTDNGRIELRNIDAIQIRAKTDNGRIMMEYVNGDITGKTDNGRISLLTTTLDRMIDLETDNGSILVEAENEPTNVTIQAKTDFGGINILGEKNSRTVIGLGTNKVKLSSDNGKITVIMKSRAMN; this comes from the coding sequence ATGACTGAACAACAATTTCTAAGGGAACTGGAGCTTGCTTTAACGAAACTACCTACGGAAGAACGAAATGATATTCTATCAGACATAAAAGAATATTTTAGAAACGGTCGTGAAGATGGAAAAACGGAAAGCGACATCGCCGTTTCTCTAGGCTCTCCAAAAGAAATAGCACAGGAGATCCTAGAAAGCCATGTACCAGAAAAAATAGAAACAACCAATAAAATGATACACGTTCCTCACTCTAATTTTTCTAACGTGATGATGGATATAGATTATGGCTCTCTTAATGTTTTTCCTTCTGAAACAGATGAAACGTTTATTGAATTAATAGGTGAAAATGAAAAATTAGAACTAACAGCGGATGTAGTAAATGATACATTGTCGATTCAATTAAAAACAAAGAAATTCAAATTTTTTAGCTTTTTGTTCCTGATTAAAGAAATGAAAGTGAACGTAGCACTGCCGAAGAAACTATATTCGTCCATCGTCATGAAAACGGATAACGGTCGTATTCGAGCAGAAAAAATTCTTGGGAAAACAATAAAGGTCACTTCTGACAACGGAAGTATTGGTTTAAAAGAATTTGCCTCCACTGTTTTAGATGTAGAAACAGACAATGGTCGAATTGATTTGGAAAAAATTCAAGTCGATAAGCTTTCTACTCAAACGGATAATGGACGTATTGAACTCCGAAATATAGATGCTATACAAATTCGAGCAAAAACGGATAACGGACGAATTATGATGGAATATGTAAACGGTGATATCACTGGGAAAACAGATAACGGCAGAATCTCCCTGCTGACTACTACCTTGGATCGTATGATTGATCTTGAGACAGATAACGGTAGTATTCTTGTAGAAGCTGAAAATGAACCTACAAATGTAACGATTCAGGCCAAGACAGATTTTGGAGGAATTAATATTTTGGGTGAAAAAAACTCACGTACAGTGATTGGTCTAGGAACAAATAAAGTTAAGCTTTCTTCTGATAATGGTAAAATTACAGTAATTATGAAAAGTCGAGCAATGAATTAA
- a CDS encoding PadR family transcriptional regulator: protein MNIQFKKGVLNLCVLVLLDKQDRYGYELVQKISDQISISEGSVYPLLRRLTKEGYFTTYLQESTEGPPRKYYKLTELGRTYLHEQLNEWKTFTNGVNNLIEEGVKND, encoded by the coding sequence ATGAATATCCAGTTTAAAAAAGGCGTATTGAACCTTTGTGTGCTAGTTCTATTAGATAAACAAGATCGTTATGGATATGAGCTAGTCCAAAAAATATCAGATCAAATCTCTATATCGGAAGGCTCTGTTTATCCATTACTACGTCGATTGACAAAGGAAGGTTACTTCACAACTTATTTACAAGAATCCACAGAAGGTCCACCACGAAAGTATTACAAGCTGACAGAGTTAGGAAGAACTTATTTACATGAACAGCTAAATGAATGGAAAACATTTACAAATGGTGTAAACAATCTAATCGAAGAAGGTGTAAAAAATGACTGA
- a CDS encoding MGMT family protein: MNPFTERVIEIIKSIPAGKVMTYGQIAKVAGSPRGARQVVRILHSMSAKHSLPWHRVVNAKGEIAIPDEESAYSQRTMLEDEGVCFRQNGLVDLEKSRFASEVLVFEEDLI, translated from the coding sequence ATGAACCCTTTTACCGAAAGAGTTATTGAAATAATAAAGTCGATTCCCGCAGGGAAGGTCATGACATATGGGCAAATTGCTAAGGTTGCAGGGAGTCCTAGGGGAGCAAGACAAGTAGTGCGTATTCTGCATTCAATGAGTGCCAAGCACAGTTTACCTTGGCACCGTGTGGTTAATGCAAAAGGAGAAATTGCCATTCCGGATGAAGAGTCTGCTTACTCACAAAGGACTATGTTAGAAGATGAGGGAGTTTGCTTTCGACAAAATGGTCTTGTGGATTTAGAAAAGTCCAGATTTGCATCTGAGGTACTTGTATTTGAAGAAGATCTTATTTAA